The Borrelia hispanica CRI DNA segment ATCAAAGAAGCATCTATTAATACTACTGATATCGAATGTAACTATATATTCACAAATTACGTACCGATACAAACAGAAACAGATAAAAAAGAAGAAACAGAAAAAAATAAGCCTATACAAAAGGATAAAAATCTAAAAACAGAAACACCTACAATAGATACAGAAAAAGAGGAAACAAAAGAAAACACAGATAAAGACTATGAACCTCTTGAAGATTATCTTCTTGAATTTATACCACAACAAGAAGTCACTATAGGTTCAAATATAAATATTAGGTTCATATATTGGCATGCCAAGATTATGTATACACATAAACTTAAAGTTGGTGATAAAGTTAGTTTTATTGATGGTACTGGTAATAAAATTAAGAGCACTATTTCACAAGCTGATGCTGTA contains these protein-coding regions:
- a CDS encoding DUF693 family protein, with amino-acid sequence IKEASINTTDIECNYIFTNYVPIQTETDKKEETEKNKPIQKDKNLKTETPTIDTEKEETKENTDKDYEPLEDYLLEFIPQQEVTIGSNINIRFIYWHAKIMYTHKLKVGDKVSFIDGTGNKIKSTISQADAVLSNIGECSLILKLYDDTNYLNIKGEAR